In Chlorobiota bacterium, the sequence AAGCGTTCCGGTCAGCACAAACGTTTTGCCGGCAATCGGGTTTTCGCCGGCGGCAATCACTTTTTTTGCCGGGCCATCCAGCGTTACCCCGGCAGCGCGAAGCCGTTCAATCAGCCCTCGGTTCCCTTCGTCGGCACAGTAGCGGACCACCGATTCGGCAATCTGCGGGCCAATCTCGCTCACGGCGGTCAGCTCTTCCTGGGTTGCCGCAAGCAATCGGTCAATCGTGTTGAAGTTCGAGGCCAGCGCACGCGCCACCGTTGCCCCAACGTGGCGGATGCCAATGGCGAACAGCACGCGGTGGTATGGCCGCGTTTTGCTTTGCTCGATCCCTTCCAGCAAGTTGTCGGCGGACTTCTCGCCCCAGCGTTCCAACGCCGCAATCTGGTCGCGGCGGCGGTGCAGGTCGTAGATGTCGGCATAGCTGGAAAGCCACCCCAACGCCACAAACTGATCCACCACTTTTTCGCCCAGCCCCTCGATATCCATTGCCGCACGGCTGGCAAAATGCTCAATCCGCCCGCGAATCTGCCACGGGCATTCGGAGTGCTCGCAGAAATGGTCGGCGCGACCCTCGGGGCGGTGCAGCCGCGTCTTCAGCGGGCAGGGGCAAAGTTCTGGGAAGATGAACGGCTCGGTTGCTTCGGGCCGCGCCGCAAGGACCACCTCGTTCACTTTCGGGATCACATCGCCCCCTTTCTCAATCAGCACCGTGTCGCCAACGCGGATGTCCCGCTCCTTGATGAAGTCCTCGTTGTGCAACGTTGCGCGGCTGATGGTTGATCCGGCAAGCGCCACCGGCTGAAGCTCCGCCACCGGCGTGACGCGGCCAAGCCGCCCCACTTGCAGGGTGATGGCGTTCATCAACGTCTGCGCCGTGCGTGCCTCGAACTTGAAGGCAATCGCCCATCGGGGGGATTTGGAGATCATCCCTAACTCCTGCTGTTGCCGCAGCGAATCCACTTTCACCACAACGCCATCAATCTGGTAGGGAAGCTCGCTTCGGCGGCGTTCCCATTCGGCGCAGTACTCCAACGCGTCGTCAATCGTGGCGCACCGCCGCCAGTGCGGGTTGGTGGGGAATCCAAGCTCTTGCAAAAGCTCAAGATTTGCCGAGTGGCTTTGCAGCCGGATGGAGTCGGAATAGAGGTAATAAACGAACACGTTCAGGGGGCGGGCGGCAACAATCTTGGGGTCCAGCAGCTTCAGCGTTCCGGCGGTGGAGTTCCGTGGGTTTGCAAACGTCTTCTCGCCGGCAAGCTCACGTTCGGCGTTCATCGCCTCGAAATCTGCATCGGCCATGTACACCTCGCCCCGTGCCTCGAACGATTCCAACGGGACCCCTTCGGCCATTGCCCGCCGGACCCGCAGCGGAAGCGTGCGGATGGTGCGGACGTTCGGGGTGATGTCGTCCCCTTGCTCGCCGTTGCCCCGGGTAACACCCCGCAGCAGCAGCCCATCTTGGTAGATCATGCTGAGCGATGCTCCATCAATTTTCAGCTCGGCAACGTAGCTGAACGGCTCATCCCCCAAGCGGTCCCGCACGCGGCGGTCGAACTCGCGAAGCTCATCGGGGGTGTAGGTGTTCCCCAGCGAGAGCATCGGGCGAAGGTGAGCAACGGTGGGGAAGGAGGGGGTAAGATCGGACCCAACACGCTGCGTGGGGCTGTCGGGGGCGATAAGCTCCGGGTGGGCGGCCTCAATCGCCTGAAGCTCCTGCAGCAACGCGTCGAACTCACGGTCGCTGATGGTGGGGGAAGCAAGAACGTAGTAGCGGTGGTTTGCCTCGTTCAATTGCTGGCGCAGCTGTTCTGCGCGTTCGGTAAGGGTTGGGTCGGCCATGTGAAAAAGGGAGTTTGCGTAAGCGGGAAAACGCCCGGCAAAGATAGCGTTCGGGGGAAGGATGCGGGGCAATCGCATCCCAAAAAAATTACGGCTGCCCCCGCCGATGCTTTTCGGAAACAGTTTGCGACCGAAAAGCCCCTTCCTGAATAGCGCGGCCTGTTGTAGCTTGCCGCCCTTTCGTACCGAAAAATCGTTTTCAAAAGGCCAATACAACCATGTTCTACGCAATTCTGATTATCACACTGCTGCTGGCGGTGGCTCTTATTATCATGGTGCTTCTTCAGCCAAGCAAGGGCGGGGGGGCAAGCGGTGCGTTCGGCGGGTTGGGGTCCACCCTCGGCTCAACGTTCGGCTCGCGCCGCACTCTTGACTTTTTGGCGAAAGGGACGGTCTGGGTGGCGGGCATTATCGCCGCGCTGGCAATCCTGAGCAATATGTTCCTGATCCCACGCGGCGAAGTGGCCACCACGAAGAACCCGATCTCAACCGAGACAACGGTTCCAAGCGTGCCAGGAATGCCCGCTCCGGTTGCTCCTGCGCCAACCCAGTCGGCTCCGGCAACTTCTGCGCCAGCCACTTCTGCGCCAGCAACCTCTGCTCCAGCCGCACCGGCACAGTCGGCTCCGGCAACACCTCCGGCACAAGGGAAGTAGTCGCGCCAACAGCGCAGCAGCCGCGTAAAAATTCTAAAGCCGTTTCCAGGGATTTCTGGAAACGGCTTTACTGTTTTCTGGTGGCTTGCTGGCGAGGGTTATTGGAATCGCAGCGCATCCACCGGGCGTAATCGGGAGGCAACGTAGGCGGGGAAGAGGGTCGAGAGGACGCAAAGCACCACCGAAACGGAGATCACAATCAAATAATGCCAGGGGTTGAGCGAGACCGGAACCGCGTCAATAAAGTAGATGTCGGCATCCAACCGAAGAAACTGGAAATGCTGCTGAGCCAACGTAAACGCCAGCGAGATCAGGCAGCCCAGCGCGGTCCCAACGCCGCCAATCAGCAGCCCCTGGCCCACAAACACCGACATCACCCCGCCGGGCCCCGCGCCCAACGTTGTCAGCACGCCGATGGACTCCGTTTTCTCCAGAATCATAATCAGCAACGTGCTGACGATGTTGAACACCGCCACGATGCTGATCAGCGTCAGCACAATGGGAATGGGGACCCGTTGCAGATCAAGCCATGCAAAGAACGGGGCAAAGATGTCGTAGAAGGTTTGGGCAAAATGGGGATAGCCCAGCGCAACGCTGATCCGCTGTGAAACCTGGGCAACGCTGTCAACATCACGGATCAGGATGTCGTAACCGGTGATCTGGTCGTCCTGATATTTCCACAATCGTTGCGCCGTGCGGAGCGAGGTGTAGGTGTAGATGTCGTCGTGTTCGGCCATTCCGGTGCGGTACAGCCCGCCAACAACAAACTGCTCAATCCCCGCTGGATTTTCTGGGCTTGGGGTCCCGTTCGGGGCAAAGATGACGGCGGTATCGCCGGGGCGCAGCTTCAGTTTTATTCCAAGCCGCTCGCCAATCACCATGGTGGGAAGCTCGCCCGGCGCGGGTTCGGGAAGGTCGAACGTTCCGGCAACGATTCGCTGGCGGATTGTTGAAAGATCCGTGGCCGCGTCAATCCCTTTCACCAGCACCCCTTCCAGCCCAGTTCTGGAGCGGATGATCCCTTCGCGGCGAACAAACGGGCTGACGTTGGTGACCTGCGGCTCGAACTTCGGAAGGCTGGCAACAACCTCACGGTATCCGCTCAGCGGGCGGCCTTGTTTGATGGACGTTACCTCGATATGCCCCATGAAGGAGATCATGTTGCTGCGGAGCGTTTTGTCGAAGCCATCCAAAATGGAAAGGGAGACCAGCAGCGCGGTGGTTCCGAACATCACCCCAAGCGTCGCGATCAGGGTGATGAACCCGATGAAACGATTGCGGCGGGCCGGGGCAAGGTAGCGGCGGGCAATGAAGAGTGCCCAGGTTCGAACGTGCATGGCTCCAAAATAGAAAGAGAAGCAGAACACACCAGCCGCTGCTGCATCCAGCAAAGCGAATGTGAGGACCAGGGAGGCGGGTAACGGATTCAAAAAACTTTTTTTACGGTTCGATAACCTCCCTGCAAAACTGTGTTCCCTATCTTTGGCGTTCTAACAGCAACATATCCACTTGTACTTTACCCAGATAGGAGCACCTGACATTATGGCCGAGAGCACAGCAGTAGTAGCAAAAAAGGGTCTTGAGGACATCATTGCCGGAACGTCAGCGATCTGCTTCATTGACGGTCGCGAAGGGCGGCTGATCTATAGAGGCTACGACATCCACGACCTTGTGAACGGTGGCGCGACCTTCGAAGAAGTAGCATACCTTGTTCTAAACGGCACGCTGCCGAACCAAGTCCAGCTTGATGAGTTCATCGGGCAGATCCGTGCGGAGCAGAACCTGCCCAGCGAAATTCTTGCGCAGATGTTGCGCCTTCCCGCAAACGCCAACGGGATGGAGGTGCTGCGGACAATCATCAGCAACCTTTCCTTCTTCGATGGCGACGCTGCCGACAACAGCCGCGAAGCCAACTACCGGAAAACAATCCGCTTAATTGCCAAAACGCCGTTGATTGTGGCACTGTTCCACCGCATCCGCTCCGGTGGCGATTTGGTGATGCCACGGAACGACCTCTCAATCGCCGGCAACTTCCTCTACATGCTGTTTGGCAAGGAGCCATCCGCCGCCCACACCCGCATTGTTGATGTAGCCCTAACGCTCCATGCCGACCACGAATTCAACGCCAGCACCTTCACCGCACGCTGCATTGCCGCGACGCTCTCCGATATGCACTCGGCAGTTACCGGGGCAATCGGCGCGCTGAAAGGCCCGCTGCACGGCGGCGCGAACGAGCAAGTGATGAAGATGCTGCTGGAAATCGGCGAAGTTTCGGCGGCCAAAGAATGGATCACCGAAGCCCTGGCTTCCAAGAAAAAAGTGATGGGCTTTGGGCATCGGGTGTATAAAACCGAGGACCCACGCGCCACCCACCTTCGCCAAATGTCCAAGCAATTAGGGGAAGAAATGGGAGAGACGAAGTGGTTCGAGATGTCGCGGATTATCGAGGATTACGTCCTTGAGCAGAAGAATCTGTACCCGAACGTTGACTTCTATTCGGCATCGGCCTACTACATGATGGGGCTTCCGATTGACCTATACACCCCAATTTTTGCCATGAGTCGCATGGTGGGATGGACGGCGCACATCATGGAGCAACAAGCCGACAACCGGATCATCCGCCCCGCAAGCGAATACACCGGCCCAACGGAGCTGAAGTACGCGCCGATCACCGAGCGTGCGTAAGCCACATATTGGACGGATGTTTTTTACAGGAACGCCCTGTCAATAATGGCAAGGGCGTTCTTTTTTTCTCTGACATCCGGAAATTGCGCATCCTTTTCCTGCACAGCAAGTGCGCCCACACACACGCGCGCGCACACACACACACACACTCTCTCTCTTCCCAGTTCACGATTCCTACCAGAGCAATGAAACAGATCAAGAGTGATTCAACCTCAATGTTATCGCCCGAATGGCTGTTCGGATTGTATCCAACGCTTCCGCGCTGGGTGTGGGGCGGTTTTTGGGCAATTATTGTTGTGCTGCTGGGGATGATGGTTACGTACGCTTGGAGCCCCGACACCGCAGTGTTTTATTTACTGGGGAAGCAGTTGTTGGAAGGGAAGGTGATGTTTCGTGATTTTATTGATAATAAACCCCCGTTAATCGCATGGATTTATGCTGGTGGGATTTTTCTGTTCGGTCCCCACCAGTATTCCGCTCGAATTCTTGATGTTCTTATTCAGCTTATTACGTGCGGGGTCATGCTTAGCCTTATTCGGCGGGCAACGGGGAACAGCGTTTGGGCCGTGATTAGCGTGCTACTGTACGTGTCCCTCTATTCTGGATTAGGGATGATGAATTCGGCACAAACGGAATCTTATGCGGGGATTTGTGCTGTTACAGCATTGTGGTTTCAATTCTTCAAACGATCTCGCTGGGGGTTAGTTGCTGCTGGATTTTTTTTAGGGGCACTGTTTACGCTCAAGTATCCAATGGGAATAATTTTTGCGATTGCTGTGGTTTCTGAGTTTTGGTTTTTCCGAGATTCTTTCCGGCAAGCAGTACAGCGATCGCTATTTTTATTTGCCGGATTTATGATGATTCCACTGCTGTTGGCGGCGTGGCTTGTTGCGTCGGGGGCATGGGGGGGCTTCCTTGAGGCCAGCACTTTTATGTCAAAGTATGGAATGATCCAATGGTTGAATCCTGCAGGAGTAGTAAAATCCTATTTATCAGGTACTCCGGGGTATTTTGGAGATGATTATTCGATGTTCCTTGTGTTTTCAACAGCTATTGGGATTTTTTATGCTGTTGTATCAGGAAAACCATTTTCCCAGATGCAAGGAGTACAATTGATCAATTTCAAGGATTATTCTTTTACAGGAAGCGCATTGCTTAGAATAGTAATGATGGAATTTTTAGGTATGACCCTTACTGTACTCATCGAAGGTAAGATGTTCGATTATCAATTCTCTCGAATCTTTCCATTCGGAGCAATCCTTGCTGGTGCTGGTGTGCTGCTATTGGTCAAACTTCTGCGGTATGGATTTCAAATGGATTTTTTTGGAAAAGTAGCTACGGCCCTAACATTGTGCTTGCTAATAGTTTACAGCCCACTTACCCGAATGTTCCGTAACGCTCTTGCTGTATATTTTCAAACGGTTCAGGGTAAAATCTATTGGGGATATGATGCACTAACGGTTGGTCAATACCTAGAACTGCAGAAAATAGATTCATTAATTGATGCTTCTGGAACGCCACAGGATACCTTGTATGCCTGCTCTTTGTCCACTGGTTTAGCATATGCGATTACCGATCGAATGCCACCGTTCAAATTTACGTATTCGATGTTCTTTCGTGCAGAGTTTGCGCCAACTCATTGGAAACAAGAAACGGCGAATTATTTACGCACTTCCGTGCCACAATGGATATTAACCGAGCAAAATGATGATGCTCCAACCTTAACCGGAAATGATTTGACCTCGGAGCAAGGATTGCGCGCATTGCCGGGCGTTGATTCCCTGTTGAATACGCGATATCAGACGGTAATCCGCACCCCCGTTGCCCAGTTCATTCTGTTCAAGCGGATTGATCCAATCGCCAGTAAGTAATGCTACCAATCCTCCCCAGCTAATCGAAGTTTCACCCGCTCGGCTTCGCCCCGGCGATCGTCGGCAATCAGGGCTTGCTGCAGTAGCTCGGCAATTTCTTCATCGTCGGGCAGCCATTCAAAACCGATCCGCAATATCTCCTCGGCCCCGGCTGCGTCCCCTTCGCGTAGCAGCATCCTGGAAATATCCACGGTTGCCGCGCGCATCCGTGTCTCGAAATCTTCCCGAACGGCTTCAAAATAGTCGTCATACAGCGACGGGAACGGAACCTCGCCAGCAGCAGCCTGCAGGGCTTGCAGCAACTGAATTCGCGCGTGGGAAAGGGACCTGCGTTTGGCCGCCGCAAGTGCCCCTTGCAATGCCTTCCAAGCCTCCAAAATATCCACCGTGATGAAGTCAAAATTCAGCTGAATGGTCTCCTCGCTCCGTTGAAACGCTTGGTCGCCCAGCAGTTTCCGAAGGCTTGCAATCGCCATGTTGACGGTTTTGCGGGCAAGCTCAAAATCCTTCCCGTCCTCGCCGGCCGCCAGCAGGTAAAATTCCTGTTTCGATAACGGGCGGCGGCTCATGCGGTCGGCAACTAACAGCCCCAAAATGGATTTCATCCTTGCCCCACGTACCGCCTGCACGGTTCCGTCGGGCATGGTAAGCTCCACTCGGCCCAGCATCGTCAGCGTGCACCGGCGGCTGTCGGCTGCGCTTTGCTGCTGCTGCTGAAATTGCTTCTGCAATTCCTCAATCCGTTTCTTCCAAACTCCTTGCTCTTTCTCCGGAAGATGGTGGCCGATATGCCCAATCATCATCGCCATGCAGCGGAACATCCCGCGCGCGTGGTACCACTCCAATCGGTTTCTGAAGGCTGTCTGGACCTCATGCTCGCGCCCGTCTAACAGGTTGCTTCCGGTGGTGCGATGCACCAAGTCCAGCAGCTTTATGCCGATGGTAAACAGGTAAAAACCACTTTCGTACGTGGTGACTTCTGGCTCAAGGATGTCGGTGATGGTGCTGGCAACGGTTGCTGGATTGCTCCCCAACGATTCCACCAATCGGCGAAATGGCGAGTGCGATGGCTTCCGCAATGCTTGCTCCACGGCTTCCCAGTCGCCAGCAAGAACCCCGTGGCTGTAGGCCCAAAAATGATCCTCCGAAATTGTTGGCAGGTTGAACTTCCGCAGCAGTGCGTCGGCCCCGGCAGTGGTGCCGGTTAGGATGGTGTGGTAGCCAAGCGTGTGTTGGAAACTTCCCCGTAACTCACCCAGCCTGTTCGGTGGCAGCCACCCAATCAATTGCTCCCATTCCTTCAGCACCTGATCGGCATCGTGGCCAAGCATCAGTTTTGCCAGCAGGGATTTTGAGAGAGCAAGGGTGTAGTTCCGCCAGTGGCCCATATCCTTGAAGGTGCGCAGCGCGTTGGGGAGCATCACCGCGAAATCTTGATACTGCCCCGCCGAATGCAGCAATCCCAGCGTTGCCACAAACGTTGCCGATGTTGGTGGGAAATTCTCCCGCTCGATCCGCTCCAATAACGCCAACCGTTGCTGCACCTCGTTGGCGGTGAAATACAGGGGGAACATCTGGGGGGCCACGTCCCGGGCAAGCTCCTGCCGTAAGGTTGCGGGAAGGTCATCGCTGTCCAAAAGGTCAACAACGCGCTGCTCGATATGGCCAACCCCTTCAATCTGGTTGTAGTAATGGAGGCGGGCGATTCCGTTCAGGAAGTACAGGTAATCGCTGCTGAACCGAAGGCCGGGCGCACGTTCCAAAATTTTCTCCCCTTCTTCCCACGCCCCCAATCCAAGCTCAAGGTTCGGATGTGGCATCTGGCTGTTGACCAGCCCAAGCGCACGCAGGCGATGATTCAACAACTGGGGGGGAAGCTCGCCGGAGGTTTCCTGAAGATATTCTTGGATTGCTGCCGCCAGCTCTGCCATGCGGAACTCCCGCGTTTGAACCGTTGTGCGAAGGTTCAGCGCACGCAAGCGAAGCTCCAGATACTCGGCATCTTCCCACAACGTGGTGCTGGCATCGTACAGCTTCAACGCCACGGTTCCGATCCGCAGACCGATGTCCCAATCGGCGGTTCCCGTAAGCCGCAACGCCATGCTGATGAAGGAATGGAGCAGTGCCGAACGCTGGTCCTTCGCAATGCCAAGTTCCCCCGCGTGGCGATCCAGATACTCGATTGCGGCCATTGCGAACAGTGGCAGCCGCTGCTGAAGTATGGCCGTAAGCTGGCCAAGCGTCTCCGCAGTTGCGCTGCTTTCGGCTTCCTCCAGCAGGTGGTGATGGAGCAGGGTGTGGGTGAATGCCAGTAATGGAAACCGGCTTGCCGAGCCAGTGATGGAGGTGGTGGAAAGCGATGCCGGAGCAATCACCCCTTTGAACATCAAACTGGTGATGATGCTCTCCGAATCCTGAAGCAGAAGCTCCGCCGATTCGCGTGCGAAGACTTCCCCCAGCAACGCAAGCCGCCCAGCAAGCTGCCGTTCGTTGGGGCTTAGGTGAGCAATCATTCCTTCGGATAACAGCTTCACGTTCCGCTCCAGCGATGCTTGGAAACCGGAGAGGTCGAACCGCAGTTGCACGGTGCTGCTTGGCAGGTCCGGTGCCGGGTCCGCACGCAACGCACCGCGCAATGCCGAACGCACCGCCAGCGGGTTGCCAATCGTTCGCTGCTGAAGCTGGGCCAGCAATGCCGGGTCCGGATTGCTGCCGAACAGGCCGTTCCATAACTGCAACAACGCTTGCTGCGGTATTCCGGAAAGCTCTATCTCAAGAACAAGGTGGGGTTCCAGCACGCCCCGCACCGGAAGGTCCAGCGGGCGGGCACTGCAAAGCAGGGTGATTGGTTCATCGGCAATGCCGCCAACCAGGGTTGCAAGCTCCCCCACGGAATGCTGCGGCAGCAGATGGATATCCTCCAACGCAATCGCCACCGGGCGCAACCGCGCCAACCGCTGCAGCGTGGCGATAACCGAAGGGAGCGTCGCTTCCGGCTCGGCACGCAGAAGCTGGCGAATTGCCGGCAGAAGGTAAAGCGATTGGGCAATCAACGGGGTGATGGCATTGGCCGCGCTCGGATGGAGTTTCACCCGAACAACAATCACGCCGGCAGCTTCGCAATTGGGAAGGACTTCATCGAACAGCCGCGACTTTCCGGAACCAGCTTCGCCAAGCAGAAGCCCCGCACGCAGTGCCGCGTCATCGGCCCGGCGTTGGCAAAAATTGGCCAGCCGTTGGAACTCATGCTCCCTTCCAACAAACGGGAGAATCCCGTGGTTTGCGAAATCAAGAAGTGCTTGCATGGATGCTGTTTGGAAAAGGGGAGGGGATGCTTTGTTGATCTCTCTTTCAGTTGCTGTTGCTTTCCGCGTTATTGCTACTCCATCCCAATGCTGGCCACGGCCATGTACAGCCCAACAATCAGCAGCACGAACCCGATGCAGGCAAGGAATCCAAGGATATCGAATCGGGTTGGCTTCCAGAACATCAGGTTGGTTCCGGGGAAAAGTTTGTTCCGTTCAACAAGCTCTGGGTTGCTGATTTTTTCCTGAACCAGCCGCGCATCTTCTGCCGGATCGGCCACCGCAGGGGTGTGGATTCGGGCGTAGAAATCGCGAAGAACCGGTTCGGCATTTGGTTTGGTCAGCATCGAGAAAAGGATCAGCAGCAGGAAGGGGAGTGTGGCATCAATCAGCAAGTTGGCGGTGGAGATTTCGGCACTGAACCACCCGGCAACATCGCCCCCAACGAAGGAGATCAGATAGATGTTTGTTCGGAACAATCCTTCGCCGCGCAGCCCTTGCGGCGTTTCCACCACCCGCTCGAAATAGATTCCAACGGGGGGCACGCGTTCGGTTTTGATGATCTTTTGGCCAAGCGTTTCGGCTTTCCCGGATCTCACATCTTCAGCGGTTGCACGCGACTCCACTTCCACAATCCGTTCGGTTGTTCGTTGGGTTAGCGCGGGGTCCGTCCGCATTCCGGTAAGCTCCGGCAAGGCGTTTGGAATAATGATGGTGAGGGTGATGGAAAGAATGATCTGGGCAGCAACGGCGCGGGTGTTTAGCCTGCGCCAAAAATAGACCAGCCAGAACGTTGGTCCAACAATCGCCCCAATCTGCAAGGCGTATTTGAACACGGCAACAATGTCGTCGGCACGAAGCGCGAAGAAGATGGAGGAGAGAAGGATGGCAAGAACCGTGGCGCGCCCAATCAGCATCTGCCGTTGCTCGGTGGTGGCGGGGCGGATTGGGAGATAGATGTTTTTCACAAGCGCCGCCGAAGCGTCCAGCGATGCGGTTGCCGCGCCGTCCATGTTGGCCGCGAAGATTGCGGCAATCATCAGGCCGATTGCGCCCACCCCAAGAAGGTCACGCGTCATCACCCCCCAGATGTTGGTGGGGTCCGCAACTTGGCCCGCGTACAGCCCCACCGCCAGCAGCCCGGTAAACGCCCATCCGATCATCATAAACCGTTTGAAGATGCTTCCGGTGACAAAGCCGATCCGTGCCGAGCGGTCGTCCTTTGCCGAGCCACCCATGGTGAAATTTTTTGGCGCGTTCACCACAAGGTTCAGCAGTGCGAAGCTGGCCACGAAGTACCACGTGTAATCGCTTGCCGCGCTGCTGCCGAACAGCTGGAACATTGCCGCAGGGACGGTTTGCTGCATCCCTGCGATTCCGCCAATCGCCGATAAAGCGATCGGGATCAGCACCAGCGAAAGGAAGATGATAAGCAGCCCCTGCACAACGTCCAGAATGGCAACGGCAAACAGCCCGCCAAGAATGGTGTACAGCGCGATCAGCCCGGCGTAGATGAAATAGAAAGTGGTGAGATCAAGGTAGGAGATGAAGGCTTTCAGCTTCCCTTGCTTCTCCAATTCCTGCAGCGATTTCAGTTCCGATTGTTCGGCGGTTGGAAGCGTGGCGTAGTCCCTGCTTTTCAAGGTTTTCAGCCGTGCGAATCCATCAATGGCGGCTTGTTCTTCTGGGGTGTATTCGGCGGCGGGTTTCACCATCATTGCTTGCAAGGTTTTTCCGGTAAGCAGGTATCCGGTGGCGTTGCCGTAGGCCGCGCCGCACACCAGCACAACGGCGTACAGCCCGGCAAGGAAGCGGCTTTCGAAGCGGTGCAGGAACAAGTCGGCGGGACCAAGGTAGCGGGCGCGGCGTTGCAGCGCGGCAATGAACCACTGGAAAGGGGTATGGAACAGCACAAGGTTCTGGAACCAAACCCCTTGCAACCCCTGCCGGTAAATTTCGCGGGTGACACCGGCGGCTTGGCCGGCATCGGTCATGTTCCCAAAATTCAGAAACGCCGTCAGCCATTTGCCGAAGGAGCGTCCGCCCTGGTAGAAATCGCTTGTGGTGCGGATTCTTCTTCGCGCCCGCAATCCAATCAGGATCATCACGGCAAAGAACAGGAGCAGAACAAGCCAATCAAGAACGTGCAGGCCAAGCATCATCATGGAGGGAGTCCTTGGTAAGTTTTGCGGTCAGCAATGGGTACCACCCGCTGCATCAACGAAATTGAGGAGTAAGAGGGGAGGGGCATCGCCGAAAAATGCTGAATTCCGAAGGAATCCAGCATGGTGAGAAAAAAAGTCTTTGCGGAGAGAGGAAAAACAGCAACTTTTAAGAAACCTTTCCCGGCCAAGCCGTGTTCTCAACGTGGTCTTGGATAGTCCATTCCTAACATCATTATCAGGAGCATACCGCAGAACAAACGCACTATCACACATATCATAAGATTGATCTTCTCTGCTTCAACAATACACGTCAACCATTTCAACCGATTCGGAGGAATCATGAGACAAGCTACGAGAGCAAGGCTGTGGCTATCAGCATTGCTGCTTTGTTGCATCGCGTTCCCGCTGCGAGCGCAGTACGCGATGCAAACCCCGCCCGCCAGCAACATGCCATGGAACAACTATGTTGCGGCAATTATTCCCAATAACTTCACCAGCATTATTGG encodes:
- a CDS encoding citrate synthase (catalyzes the formation of citrate from acetyl-CoA and oxaloacetate) translates to MAESTAVVAKKGLEDIIAGTSAICFIDGREGRLIYRGYDIHDLVNGGATFEEVAYLVLNGTLPNQVQLDEFIGQIRAEQNLPSEILAQMLRLPANANGMEVLRTIISNLSFFDGDAADNSREANYRKTIRLIAKTPLIVALFHRIRSGGDLVMPRNDLSIAGNFLYMLFGKEPSAAHTRIVDVALTLHADHEFNASTFTARCIAATLSDMHSAVTGAIGALKGPLHGGANEQVMKMLLEIGEVSAAKEWITEALASKKKVMGFGHRVYKTEDPRATHLRQMSKQLGEEMGETKWFEMSRIIEDYVLEQKNLYPNVDFYSASAYYMMGLPIDLYTPIFAMSRMVGWTAHIMEQQADNRIIRPASEYTGPTELKYAPITERA
- a CDS encoding glycosyltransferase family 39 protein yields the protein MKQIKSDSTSMLSPEWLFGLYPTLPRWVWGGFWAIIVVLLGMMVTYAWSPDTAVFYLLGKQLLEGKVMFRDFIDNKPPLIAWIYAGGIFLFGPHQYSARILDVLIQLITCGVMLSLIRRATGNSVWAVISVLLYVSLYSGLGMMNSAQTESYAGICAVTALWFQFFKRSRWGLVAAGFFLGALFTLKYPMGIIFAIAVVSEFWFFRDSFRQAVQRSLFLFAGFMMIPLLLAAWLVASGAWGGFLEASTFMSKYGMIQWLNPAGVVKSYLSGTPGYFGDDYSMFLVFSTAIGIFYAVVSGKPFSQMQGVQLINFKDYSFTGSALLRIVMMEFLGMTLTVLIEGKMFDYQFSRIFPFGAILAGAGVLLLVKLLRYGFQMDFFGKVATALTLCLLIVYSPLTRMFRNALAVYFQTVQGKIYWGYDALTVGQYLELQKIDSLIDASGTPQDTLYACSLSTGLAYAITDRMPPFKFTYSMFFRAEFAPTHWKQETANYLRTSVPQWILTEQNDDAPTLTGNDLTSEQGLRALPGVDSLLNTRYQTVIRTPVAQFILFKRIDPIASK
- the ligA gene encoding NAD-dependent DNA ligase LigA; this translates as MADPTLTERAEQLRQQLNEANHRYYVLASPTISDREFDALLQELQAIEAAHPELIAPDSPTQRVGSDLTPSFPTVAHLRPMLSLGNTYTPDELREFDRRVRDRLGDEPFSYVAELKIDGASLSMIYQDGLLLRGVTRGNGEQGDDITPNVRTIRTLPLRVRRAMAEGVPLESFEARGEVYMADADFEAMNAERELAGEKTFANPRNSTAGTLKLLDPKIVAARPLNVFVYYLYSDSIRLQSHSANLELLQELGFPTNPHWRRCATIDDALEYCAEWERRRSELPYQIDGVVVKVDSLRQQQELGMISKSPRWAIAFKFEARTAQTLMNAITLQVGRLGRVTPVAELQPVALAGSTISRATLHNEDFIKERDIRVGDTVLIEKGGDVIPKVNEVVLAARPEATEPFIFPELCPCPLKTRLHRPEGRADHFCEHSECPWQIRGRIEHFASRAAMDIEGLGEKVVDQFVALGWLSSYADIYDLHRRRDQIAALERWGEKSADNLLEGIEQSKTRPYHRVLFAIGIRHVGATVARALASNFNTIDRLLAATQEELTAVSEIGPQIAESVVRYCADEGNRGLIERLRAAGVTLDGPAKKVIAAGENPIAGKTFVLTGTLPTLTRDQAAAMILERGGKTSSSVSKKTDMVLAGAEAGSKLAKAQELGIKVISEAEFLELIAEPE
- the secG gene encoding preprotein translocase subunit SecG, which translates into the protein MFYAILIITLLLAVALIIMVLLQPSKGGGASGAFGGLGSTLGSTFGSRRTLDFLAKGTVWVAGIIAALAILSNMFLIPRGEVATTKNPISTETTVPSVPGMPAPVAPAPTQSAPATSAPATSAPATSAPAAPAQSAPATPPAQGK
- a CDS encoding ABC transporter permease; translation: MHVRTWALFIARRYLAPARRNRFIGFITLIATLGVMFGTTALLVSLSILDGFDKTLRSNMISFMGHIEVTSIKQGRPLSGYREVVASLPKFEPQVTNVSPFVRREGIIRSRTGLEGVLVKGIDAATDLSTIRQRIVAGTFDLPEPAPGELPTMVIGERLGIKLKLRPGDTAVIFAPNGTPSPENPAGIEQFVVGGLYRTGMAEHDDIYTYTSLRTAQRLWKYQDDQITGYDILIRDVDSVAQVSQRISVALGYPHFAQTFYDIFAPFFAWLDLQRVPIPIVLTLISIVAVFNIVSTLLIMILEKTESIGVLTTLGAGPGGVMSVFVGQGLLIGGVGTALGCLISLAFTLAQQHFQFLRLDADIYFIDAVPVSLNPWHYLIVISVSVVLCVLSTLFPAYVASRLRPVDALRFQ